A genomic window from Chlorobium phaeobacteroides DSM 266 includes:
- a CDS encoding NAD-dependent epimerase/dehydratase family protein, whose protein sequence is MTVALVTGASGFIGSHLVSRCLDDGFDVKALVRKGNSRIGQFRRQGVDVVEGDLRDRDAVHRAVHGCDFVFHSAALASDWGDWEEFRAVNIEGTRYICEASEHEGVRRLVYLSTYEVFDHFRLERLDERVPYTKRGEQYPDTKIEGTEVVWHYKERGLSVSVVYPSLVFGPGDNTFFPLLADAIRKRRFFYWQGRAGLNLIFIDNLVDLLMLAATHQDASGEDFLACDGNGITLEELCMSIANRINVPAPSICLPFGLVHFLAHVTELVYSAVGSEKRPLLTRQAVKLLASKVLVDTGKARRLLGWEPTVPLGKGVEQTLDWLVSVDPADWKKK, encoded by the coding sequence ATGACTGTTGCTTTAGTGACCGGCGCATCCGGTTTTATCGGATCTCATCTGGTATCTCGATGTCTCGATGATGGTTTTGACGTCAAGGCGCTTGTTCGCAAGGGAAATTCCCGAATCGGACAATTTCGGCGCCAGGGTGTCGATGTTGTTGAGGGTGATCTTCGAGACCGTGATGCCGTACATCGTGCCGTACATGGGTGCGATTTCGTTTTTCATTCAGCGGCGCTTGCTTCCGATTGGGGAGATTGGGAGGAGTTCAGGGCGGTTAATATCGAAGGCACGCGTTATATCTGTGAAGCCTCTGAACATGAGGGCGTTCGGCGACTCGTTTATCTCAGTACCTATGAGGTGTTCGATCATTTTCGGCTTGAGCGTCTTGATGAGCGGGTTCCCTATACAAAACGCGGGGAACAGTACCCCGATACCAAGATCGAAGGGACAGAGGTTGTGTGGCATTACAAAGAGAGGGGTTTGTCGGTCAGTGTTGTCTATCCCTCACTTGTTTTTGGTCCCGGAGATAATACCTTTTTTCCTCTTCTTGCGGATGCAATCAGGAAGAGACGTTTTTTTTACTGGCAGGGAAGGGCAGGGCTGAACCTGATTTTTATAGATAATCTTGTTGATCTGCTTATGCTGGCGGCTACCCATCAGGATGCTTCGGGTGAGGATTTTCTTGCCTGTGACGGCAACGGTATAACGCTTGAGGAGCTTTGTATGAGTATCGCCAACAGAATCAATGTTCCGGCTCCATCCATCTGCCTGCCGTTTGGTCTGGTGCATTTTCTTGCCCATGTTACAGAGTTGGTGTACAGCGCAGTCGGTAGCGAAAAAAGGCCGCTGCTGACTCGTCAGGCGGTGAAACTTCTGGCTTCAAAAGTTCTGGTCGATACCGGTAAAGCTCGCCGCCTGCTTGGCTGGGAGCCCACTGTCCCTCTCGGGAAAGGGGTTGAGCAAACGCTCGACTGGCTTGTTTCGGTAGATCCGGCTGATTGGAAAAAGAAGTAG
- a CDS encoding PAS domain-containing protein, whose product MTPYLNGNCVPGRKMLQRLEKDGADVEWIMSGNKFRSSLGLGQKLMISHYRTEFEQILRKAKYLSRELNEAIAVPIDAYAVLDHDTKIDGFSNAFEKFLDYPEGALINCRLLDLIHPKDRDNVIKMIEQASKTGYVTDFVSRFIKANGDYMDVEWCLYANTAPMSENMEYAVIARKVYT is encoded by the coding sequence ATGACACCCTATCTCAACGGGAATTGCGTACCGGGAAGAAAAATGCTTCAACGTCTTGAAAAAGATGGTGCCGATGTGGAATGGATCATGTCCGGCAACAAGTTCCGTTCATCTCTCGGGCTTGGCCAGAAACTCATGATTTCACATTACCGAACAGAGTTCGAACAAATTTTAAGGAAGGCCAAATATCTTTCCCGTGAGCTCAATGAAGCAATTGCTGTTCCCATTGACGCATACGCAGTTCTTGATCATGACACAAAAATAGATGGATTCAGTAATGCTTTTGAGAAGTTTCTTGATTATCCGGAAGGAGCTCTGATTAACTGCAGGTTACTTGATTTGATCCATCCGAAAGATCGTGACAATGTCATAAAAATGATAGAGCAAGCCAGCAAAACAGGTTACGTTACTGATTTTGTCAGCCGGTTCATAAAGGCAAACGGCGACTATATGGATGTTGAGTGGTGTCTTTATGCAAATACTGCGCCAATGTCGGAAAACATGGAGTACGCAGTAATTGCGCGAAAGGTCTATACCTGA
- a CDS encoding response regulator: MKILVIDDDDAVRKFISITLKRENYTVFEADNGKAALLVLQEHRDIAIVITDLIMPEKEGIATIMEVKQQYPAVKIMAISGGGNVSSENYLVLADALGANATLRKPFSGQELLMSLKFMQ; encoded by the coding sequence ATGAAAATTCTTGTTATTGATGACGATGATGCCGTCAGAAAGTTTATCAGCATAACCCTGAAAAGAGAGAATTATACGGTTTTTGAAGCCGATAACGGTAAAGCAGCGCTTCTTGTTTTGCAGGAGCACAGAGATATTGCTATAGTGATCACTGATCTGATTATGCCGGAAAAAGAGGGTATTGCGACTATTATGGAAGTTAAACAACAGTATCCGGCAGTAAAAATCATGGCTATTTCCGGCGGCGGAAATGTCAGTTCCGAAAACTACCTTGTTCTTGCCGATGCTCTTGGAGCAAATGCTACACTCAGAAAACCGTTCAGTGGGCAGGAGCTTTTGATGAGTCTGAAATTTATGCAGTAA
- a CDS encoding PAS domain-containing hybrid sensor histidine kinase/response regulator: MDNTSEEDQRQQLLRENARLKALLRSGDEQPKALDGLNSSEDQCLHPGSLLTGGSVYQFSWKNKLQGPVTFVSSNIQQLLGYTSDEFTSGQISYGSLIYPDDLATFVEELHRSIERNIDSFEQEYRLRKKDGTVFRVCDYTIVLRDKKSNTLCYEGYIIDASTKTCFEPLFDTIDDFLFIVDRDGLVIHSNEAVKNRLGYSLDELVGKNIEYFFGDDQQKEIHDKIEGLLFGRNTSFRVPLLTRSGTAIPAETTIAKGNWNNRTVICCNSRDISDQIRQEQALIESERRFRDLTEMLPLPLFEADVNGMVTYTNSQGVEAFGYTPEDLHRGVSVFKCCIPEESGIVSANFESMKAGSRMSTGNEYTALRKNNTTFPALLYSTPIIRNGLFAGARAIVIDLTKLKKAESVLGNSRLQERMVRELQSLIDNIPGAVYRVNSRNETTMLSMTGDFLLDYTREEFEKELFPSMAIIYPEDRDLVLTSNQSLRSVKRSEALVYRIVTKNGSVRWVEDRKTSAFSPDGMFLGIDGILFDITERIKAEENKQLLESRLRKTQRLETIGTLAGGIAHDFNNILTPLLGYAEMGLSSLSSESPLYDYFSEIIQASERAKNLIAQILTFSRPGESNPAVVSVQDIIAESLKLLRPSIPSTITIVQDLDFSCRNILADPSQIHQVIVNLCTNAFQAMEESGGVMTIGLREITPDKALMAEFPELHEHESYLQLSISDTGKGMDEKTMERIFEPFFTTKSGRKGTGLGLSVVHGIISSYNGHISVVSRPEKGTSFRVYLPVCNKKALTDSARADVAKGKGCILFVDDELATIRIMERMMTRIGFKIQSCSSPLQALELFRKNPETFDLVITDLTMPEMTGIALAGELRKISSRLPIILMTGYGEEIETMSSLSLVGICKLLKKPVNMAELISAVKEVILHKKA, translated from the coding sequence ATGGATAATACTTCAGAAGAAGACCAGCGTCAACAATTGCTGAGGGAAAATGCCCGATTAAAAGCGCTTCTGCGTTCCGGGGATGAACAGCCGAAAGCTCTCGATGGGCTGAATTCTTCGGAAGATCAGTGCCTCCATCCCGGAAGCTTGCTGACAGGCGGTTCTGTTTATCAGTTCAGTTGGAAAAACAAGCTGCAAGGGCCAGTTACCTTTGTTTCTTCAAATATTCAGCAATTGCTCGGGTATACTTCCGATGAGTTTACCAGTGGTCAAATCAGTTATGGTTCACTGATTTATCCCGATGATCTGGCGACTTTTGTTGAAGAGCTTCACAGGAGTATTGAACGGAATATCGATTCTTTTGAGCAGGAATACCGACTCAGGAAAAAGGACGGCACGGTGTTCCGGGTTTGTGATTATACAATTGTCTTACGCGATAAAAAAAGTAATACGCTTTGCTATGAGGGATATATCATAGATGCGTCAACGAAAACATGCTTTGAACCTCTGTTTGATACGATTGACGATTTTCTGTTCATTGTCGATAGGGATGGTTTGGTTATTCACTCGAATGAGGCCGTAAAAAATCGGTTGGGATACTCTTTGGATGAGTTGGTTGGAAAAAATATAGAGTATTTTTTCGGTGACGATCAACAGAAAGAGATACATGATAAAATCGAAGGTCTGCTTTTTGGCCGCAATACCTCTTTTCGGGTTCCTCTTTTGACAAGATCCGGAACGGCAATTCCTGCCGAAACCACAATCGCCAAAGGTAACTGGAACAACAGAACGGTTATATGTTGCAACAGCCGAGATATTTCTGATCAGATCCGACAGGAACAGGCTTTGATTGAAAGCGAGAGACGGTTCAGAGACTTGACCGAAATGTTGCCGCTTCCATTGTTTGAAGCCGATGTAAATGGTATGGTTACCTATACCAATAGTCAAGGTGTTGAGGCTTTTGGATACACCCCTGAAGATTTGCATCGGGGTGTTTCGGTATTCAAATGCTGTATTCCTGAAGAGTCGGGAATCGTTAGCGCCAATTTTGAGAGCATGAAAGCCGGAAGCCGGATGTCAACCGGTAACGAATATACTGCCCTCAGGAAAAACAACACTACGTTTCCGGCTCTGCTTTACAGTACTCCGATTATTCGGAATGGTTTGTTTGCAGGCGCTCGCGCTATCGTTATTGACCTTACGAAGCTGAAAAAAGCAGAGTCAGTGCTTGGAAACAGTCGTTTGCAGGAGAGGATGGTCAGGGAGTTGCAATCGCTGATTGATAATATTCCCGGAGCTGTTTATCGCGTTAACAGCAGGAACGAGACAACGATGCTCTCCATGACAGGCGATTTTTTGCTGGATTATACCCGGGAGGAGTTTGAAAAAGAGCTGTTTCCTTCCATGGCCATTATTTATCCGGAAGATCGAGATCTGGTGTTAACATCAAATCAGTCACTCAGATCGGTAAAACGATCCGAAGCCCTCGTCTATCGTATTGTTACGAAAAACGGTTCTGTCCGATGGGTTGAAGATCGAAAAACATCTGCATTTTCCCCTGACGGCATGTTTTTGGGGATAGATGGTATTTTGTTTGATATTACAGAACGAATCAAGGCAGAGGAGAATAAACAACTCCTTGAATCACGACTCCGGAAAACGCAGCGTCTTGAAACTATCGGGACGCTTGCCGGCGGAATTGCCCATGATTTTAATAACATTCTTACCCCGCTTCTTGGCTATGCCGAAATGGGGTTGAGCAGTTTGTCGAGTGAAAGTCCGCTTTACGACTATTTCAGCGAAATCATTCAGGCATCTGAAAGGGCAAAGAATCTCATCGCTCAAATTCTGACGTTCAGCAGGCCAGGAGAGAGCAATCCCGCAGTCGTGAGTGTTCAGGATATTATTGCCGAGTCGTTGAAGCTACTGCGTCCATCGATCCCTTCGACAATTACAATTGTACAGGATCTTGATTTTTCCTGTCGTAATATTCTTGCCGATCCATCGCAGATACATCAGGTGATCGTCAATCTCTGCACCAATGCGTTCCAGGCAATGGAGGAGTCCGGAGGCGTGATGACGATAGGCCTCAGGGAGATAACGCCGGATAAAGCTCTGATGGCGGAATTTCCCGAACTGCATGAGCATGAAAGCTATCTGCAGCTCAGTATTTCAGATACCGGAAAAGGTATGGATGAAAAAACCATGGAGCGTATTTTCGAGCCTTTTTTTACCACAAAATCAGGCAGAAAGGGTACCGGGCTTGGGCTTTCTGTAGTTCATGGCATTATTTCAAGTTATAATGGACATATAAGCGTAGTGAGCAGGCCTGAAAAAGGAACATCCTTCCGGGTTTATCTGCCGGTTTGTAATAAAAAGGCACTGACTGACTCTGCCAGAGCTGATGTAGCAAAAGGAAAAGGGTGTATTCTTTTTGTTGACGACGAACTTGCAACCATCCGGATCATGGAGAGAATGATGACCAGGATAGGGTTTAAAATACAATCATGCAGTTCACCGTTACAAGCGCTTGAGCTTTTCAGAAAAAATCCGGAAACCTTTGATCTGGTCATAACCGATCTTACCATGCCCGAAATGACAGGGATTGCTCTTGCCGGCGAATTACGAAAAATCAGTTCCCGATTGCCAATCATTCTGATGACGGGATATGGAGAGGAAATTGAAACGATGAGTTCGCTCAGCCTGGTTGGCATCTGTAAGTTATTGAAAAAACCGGTTAACATGGCTGAGCTGATTTCAGCAGTCAAAGAGGTGATTTTACATAAAAAAGCATAA
- a CDS encoding chemotaxis protein CheB, which yields MKKTPNAKPQKIRHEEAVSMKAEKAFFPIVGIGASAGGLEALESFLKKVPFPCGISFVIVQHLDPTHKCILVELLQRVTSMPVVEVADRMKIEINHVYAIPPNKSMTILHGVLHLFDPTEPRGLRLPIDLFFRSLADDLQQHSIGVILSGMGSDGTLGLRTIKEKGGCVFVQDPKSAKFDGMPQSAIDAGLADIIAPVEDLPYRILAYLKHIPSIRQDNSHLEDKTLSGLEKIVLLLRRDTGQDFSLYKKNTLYRRIERRMGIHQIEKIADYVRFLQGNPHETTLLFKELLIGVTGFFRDPAAWETLKTRAIPTLLASRQADSTLRAWVAGCSTGEEAYSLAIAFIEAVELIRPRSDFRLRIFATDLDKDAIEKARSGIYPPNIASDLSKERLQRFFEQDEHGFRISKEIRETIVFAPHNIIMDPPFTKLDIITCRNLLIYMEQEIQKKLLPLFHYSLNPGGILFLGNAESIGSFSDLFDPLEVKTRLFRKLHKESQQDPVIFPAFFTHSENETSVIMNDRQKKPNPVVNLQSLADQIILQHYAPSAVLTNDRGDIIYISGRTGRYLEPAAGKANWNILAMAREGLRYELNLLFSSVLRTKQTSTKKGLCVGTNGGTQIVNVTIEPLEKPELLRRLLLIVFTPVEKSKSETSKDNPLHISSGNNILASLEEDLRVARDEIMTIREEMQTSQEELKSTNEEMQSANEELQSTNEELTTSKEEMQSLNEELQTVNHELQSKVSELSEANNDMKNLLNSTDIATLFLDDSLNIRRFTTRTASIIKLIASDIGRPITDIVTDLHYPALADDAQEVLRTLIFREKQVSANNDRWFSVKIMPYRTQENKIVGLVITFSDITTSKKLEACLRESEERFRFLFETMPEGALLQDSEGKILMANHEAERIFGLSSEAMKNKKTEELQRAFVQKDGSAFPPEKYPYLVALDSGKTCSGVVMGIMLPASQTCRWIKVSALPRFHENTEKPYQVYTTFVEITLPKGNHSE from the coding sequence ATGAAGAAAACACCAAACGCGAAGCCGCAAAAAATCAGGCATGAAGAAGCCGTATCCATGAAAGCCGAAAAAGCATTTTTTCCTATTGTCGGAATAGGCGCTTCAGCCGGCGGACTGGAAGCTCTTGAAAGTTTTCTGAAAAAAGTTCCTTTCCCGTGCGGCATCTCCTTTGTGATTGTTCAGCATCTTGACCCTACACACAAATGCATCCTGGTAGAACTGCTTCAGCGAGTTACCAGCATGCCGGTTGTCGAGGTCGCCGACCGCATGAAAATCGAAATCAATCACGTCTATGCTATTCCGCCCAACAAGTCCATGACAATACTGCACGGAGTGCTGCATTTATTTGACCCGACAGAGCCTCGCGGCCTCCGATTGCCGATTGATCTCTTTTTCCGTTCGCTGGCTGACGACCTTCAACAGCACAGCATAGGCGTGATACTCTCCGGTATGGGTTCCGACGGCACGCTCGGACTGCGGACGATAAAGGAAAAAGGTGGCTGCGTTTTCGTTCAGGATCCGAAATCCGCCAAGTTTGACGGCATGCCACAGAGCGCTATTGATGCCGGTCTGGCCGATATCATTGCTCCGGTTGAAGATCTGCCGTACAGAATTCTTGCCTATCTCAAGCATATTCCCTCCATACGACAAGATAACAGCCACCTTGAAGATAAGACGCTCAGTGGTTTGGAAAAAATAGTGCTTCTCTTGCGAAGAGATACCGGTCAGGATTTTTCCCTCTATAAAAAAAACACCCTCTATCGCCGGATAGAACGGCGCATGGGCATTCACCAGATTGAAAAAATTGCCGATTATGTCCGATTCCTTCAAGGAAATCCTCATGAAACAACACTGCTCTTCAAGGAGCTCCTGATCGGCGTTACCGGTTTTTTTCGTGACCCGGCAGCCTGGGAGACACTGAAAACCAGAGCAATCCCCACTCTTCTCGCCTCACGACAAGCCGACAGTACTCTTCGTGCCTGGGTGGCAGGCTGTTCAACCGGAGAGGAGGCCTACTCACTTGCCATAGCTTTCATCGAAGCCGTTGAGCTGATACGTCCCCGCAGTGATTTCAGGCTCCGGATATTTGCAACCGATCTGGATAAAGATGCCATCGAAAAAGCCCGTTCAGGTATCTATCCGCCAAACATCGCATCAGACCTCTCCAAAGAGAGGCTGCAACGTTTTTTCGAACAAGATGAACATGGGTTCAGAATATCGAAAGAGATACGGGAGACAATAGTCTTTGCGCCTCACAATATCATCATGGACCCGCCCTTCACCAAACTCGATATCATTACCTGCCGCAACCTTCTGATCTACATGGAGCAGGAGATACAGAAAAAACTGCTCCCGCTGTTTCATTACAGTCTCAATCCCGGCGGTATTCTTTTTCTTGGAAACGCCGAAAGCATCGGATCCTTCAGCGATTTGTTTGACCCTCTTGAGGTTAAAACGCGACTTTTCCGCAAGCTTCACAAGGAGTCACAACAAGACCCTGTTATTTTTCCTGCTTTTTTTACTCATTCCGAGAACGAAACCTCCGTTATTATGAACGACAGACAGAAAAAGCCAAATCCTGTCGTCAACCTGCAGTCGCTTGCCGACCAGATCATCCTTCAACACTATGCTCCATCTGCGGTATTAACCAATGACAGGGGGGATATCATCTATATCAGCGGACGCACAGGCAGGTACCTTGAGCCAGCGGCAGGCAAAGCCAACTGGAACATTTTGGCAATGGCTCGCGAAGGTCTTCGCTATGAACTGAATCTGCTTTTCAGCAGTGTGCTGCGCACGAAACAAACATCAACAAAGAAGGGACTCTGTGTCGGCACAAACGGCGGAACGCAGATCGTGAATGTGACAATCGAACCGCTTGAAAAACCGGAACTGCTCCGACGTTTGCTTCTTATTGTTTTTACGCCGGTCGAAAAATCCAAAAGCGAAACCTCGAAGGATAATCCCCTGCATATCAGCAGCGGAAACAATATCCTTGCATCACTTGAAGAGGATCTCAGGGTGGCTCGCGACGAGATCATGACCATTCGGGAAGAGATGCAGACATCGCAGGAAGAACTTAAATCGACAAATGAAGAGATGCAGTCCGCCAACGAAGAGCTGCAGAGCACGAACGAAGAGCTGACCACATCCAAAGAGGAGATGCAGTCACTCAACGAAGAGCTGCAGACGGTTAACCACGAGCTGCAGTCAAAGGTAAGTGAGCTGTCCGAGGCAAACAACGACATGAAAAACCTCCTGAACAGCACAGATATTGCGACACTGTTTCTTGACGATTCACTCAACATCCGAAGGTTTACCACCAGAACCGCAAGCATCATCAAACTGATTGCAAGCGATATAGGGCGCCCGATTACCGACATAGTAACCGACCTGCACTATCCAGCCCTTGCCGATGACGCCCAAGAGGTACTGCGTACCCTTATTTTCCGTGAAAAGCAGGTGTCAGCAAATAACGACCGGTGGTTTTCCGTAAAAATCATGCCCTACCGGACACAGGAAAACAAGATCGTCGGGTTGGTAATAACCTTCAGTGACATCACTACCTCGAAAAAACTCGAAGCCTGTTTGCGTGAAAGTGAAGAACGGTTCCGATTTCTGTTTGAAACAATGCCTGAAGGAGCACTGCTCCAGGATTCTGAAGGAAAAATTCTGATGGCCAATCACGAGGCGGAACGCATTTTCGGACTCAGCAGTGAAGCAATGAAAAACAAAAAGACAGAAGAACTGCAGAGAGCGTTCGTTCAGAAAGACGGATCGGCTTTTCCTCCCGAAAAGTATCCATACCTCGTTGCATTGGATTCAGGAAAAACATGCAGCGGTGTAGTCATGGGAATTATGCTGCCGGCAAGCCAAACCTGCCGATGGATCAAGGTTAGTGCTCTGCCTCGTTTCCATGAAAACACAGAAAAACCCTATCAGGTGTACACAACGTTTGTCGAAATCACCTTGCCCAAAGGGAATCACTCCGAATAA
- a CDS encoding ABC transporter substrate-binding protein, whose product MLQPDFRTTLRVATTLLYSSLIVFMLASLSACRQNSENSRKDHIVAGVSADFDYLNPLLIQLSLSREVCSLIYPALVKPEYNEKKGTIDYQPSAAERWEFSSDGKTVIFHLRPDAIWEDGKKVTSRDFKFSYSLYKNPAIASSRQHYLDDLLLLPDGSPDIDKSVETPDETTLILHFRKPMDPDIVLDHFNDLMPVAEHLFRTVPPGEIRSRAAELPITGAGPFKVKEWSRQQKLVLISSPTAVLPHPAVSKTMTFLIVPEYTTRLAMLKSGQIDAMISSGGINPRDVPELLKTNPDITIKPLKNRYFDSVVWLAIDGETYRNTGSIVPNRFFGNRKVRQAMTFAIDRQAIIDGFMGPEHAAIVNTSLSPAYTTIRDTTSESYAFNPEKAKSLLREEGWIQGPDGILQKNGVRFSFELAAQVGNPRRNYAATIIQQNLRDVGIDCRLKFDESLVFLKSQNEFRYDAALSGLAAETLPFQLVIWGSDFSSRPFNSSAFQNRELDAVIAELSQPLDLQKKQRLWITYQQILTEEQPRSFLYYYDELEGFSKRLENVKVNLIATLYNAYEWSLKN is encoded by the coding sequence ATGCTCCAACCTGATTTCCGTACAACACTGCGAGTCGCTACAACGTTGTTGTACTCATCGCTCATTGTGTTCATGCTCGCCTCTCTTTCTGCCTGTCGCCAAAACAGTGAAAACTCCCGCAAAGATCATATCGTGGCCGGAGTATCGGCCGACTTCGATTACCTTAACCCCCTGCTCATCCAGCTCTCCCTCTCAAGGGAGGTGTGTTCGCTGATCTACCCCGCACTGGTCAAACCTGAATACAATGAAAAAAAAGGAACCATTGACTATCAGCCATCTGCGGCTGAACGATGGGAATTCTCTTCCGACGGTAAAACCGTGATCTTTCACCTCCGCCCTGATGCCATTTGGGAAGACGGAAAAAAAGTAACATCACGCGATTTCAAGTTTTCTTATTCACTGTATAAAAACCCTGCAATTGCCAGCTCCCGCCAGCACTATCTTGATGATCTGCTTTTACTACCCGACGGATCTCCTGATATCGACAAAAGCGTAGAAACGCCTGATGAGACAACTCTGATTCTTCATTTCAGAAAACCGATGGATCCCGACATCGTGCTTGACCACTTCAACGATCTCATGCCCGTCGCCGAACATCTTTTCAGAACAGTTCCTCCTGGTGAAATCCGAAGCAGAGCTGCAGAACTTCCGATAACAGGAGCCGGACCGTTCAAGGTTAAAGAGTGGTCTCGTCAGCAGAAACTCGTACTGATTTCCAGTCCCACTGCTGTTCTTCCCCATCCTGCAGTATCCAAAACCATGACATTCCTTATTGTTCCTGAATATACCACCCGCCTGGCCATGCTCAAATCAGGACAGATAGACGCCATGATCTCTTCCGGCGGCATCAATCCGAGGGATGTCCCTGAACTTCTGAAAACAAACCCTGATATCACCATCAAACCACTGAAAAACCGCTATTTCGACAGTGTAGTCTGGCTTGCTATCGATGGCGAGACATACAGAAATACAGGAAGCATTGTGCCGAACCGGTTTTTCGGAAACAGGAAAGTTCGCCAGGCAATGACCTTTGCCATTGACCGCCAGGCCATTATTGATGGATTCATGGGACCTGAACATGCCGCTATTGTCAACACATCACTATCACCGGCATACACAACAATCAGGGATACCACAAGCGAATCGTATGCCTTCAATCCCGAAAAAGCAAAATCGCTGCTGCGCGAGGAGGGGTGGATCCAGGGACCTGACGGTATTCTGCAAAAAAACGGGGTACGATTCTCTTTTGAACTTGCCGCACAGGTCGGCAATCCACGTCGAAACTATGCGGCAACCATCATCCAGCAGAACTTGCGGGATGTCGGTATCGACTGCCGTCTGAAGTTTGATGAAAGTCTTGTTTTTCTGAAAAGCCAGAATGAATTTCGCTATGATGCCGCACTTTCAGGACTTGCGGCTGAAACTCTGCCGTTCCAGCTTGTCATCTGGGGTTCGGATTTCTCCTCAAGACCTTTCAACTCTTCGGCTTTTCAGAACAGGGAGCTTGATGCCGTTATTGCCGAACTGAGCCAACCACTGGATCTTCAGAAGAAACAACGGCTATGGATAACCTATCAGCAAATTCTGACCGAAGAGCAACCCCGATCATTTCTCTACTATTACGACGAGCTTGAAGGCTTCAGTAAACGCCTTGAAAACGTCAAGGTGAACCTGATCGCAACGCTCTACAACGCTTACGAATGGAGTCTGAAAAACTGA
- the bchF gene encoding 2-vinyl bacteriochlorophyllide hydratase, producing the protein MPRYTPEQLARRNASVWTKVQGILAPIQFVMFLAGLTVTFLYKQNIWIDDFAWITFFVSLKTFMLFLIFITGAFFEKEVFGAFAFAPEFFWEDFGSAIAMVVHIAYFILFFMGLDENILISTALLAYLSYLINAAQFLIRLLLEKHHEKKSNSSSLADSLQERV; encoded by the coding sequence ATGCCCCGCTATACTCCGGAACAGCTCGCAAGAAGGAACGCATCAGTCTGGACAAAGGTCCAGGGAATTCTCGCCCCAATCCAGTTTGTCATGTTTCTTGCCGGTCTCACCGTCACCTTTCTGTACAAGCAGAACATCTGGATCGATGATTTTGCATGGATCACTTTTTTCGTTTCCCTGAAAACATTCATGCTCTTTCTGATCTTTATTACCGGAGCATTTTTTGAAAAAGAGGTGTTCGGCGCCTTCGCTTTTGCTCCGGAGTTTTTCTGGGAGGATTTCGGCAGCGCAATAGCAATGGTCGTCCATATCGCCTATTTCATTTTATTTTTCATGGGTCTTGACGAAAACATCCTGATATCGACGGCCCTTCTTGCCTATCTGAGTTATCTGATCAATGCCGCGCAGTTCCTTATCCGATTGCTCCTTGAAAAGCATCATGAAAAAAAATCAAACAGCAGCAGCCTGGCTGACAGCCTGCAGGAAAGAGTGTAA